The genome window ACGGCTACATCACGATGGACCGCTACCAGGTGGGCAACAGCCTCGAGATCGATATCAAGGGCGGGGTTGTCTCGGCCATGATGCTCGGCCTCAACTATCAGGGAATGAACCCGACCGGACACTCGAATCCGGTGGTGTTCTTCGAGACGTCGGGCAACACCAGCGATGGATCACTCGGCCAGAAGGCCCGCGGAAAGAGTATCCAGCAGAACGTTCTGGCCATGAAGAGCCTCCTCTCCGGTCTCGCAACCGGCGAAGTCCAGCAAGTGGATCCCGAAACCTGGGATGCGATCCCGCACGCGCCGGTTACCGGTTACAGCACGGACTACGCCGGCACCATCCCGGCGTCGTTCTAGAACACACCCGTTCAATCACCGTTCAGTTACAGGAAGGCACCCACTTCACCATGAGGAAATCACTCGCAGCTGCCGCACTCGCCGGCGCACTCACCATCTCATCCGTAGCCGTCGCCACACCGAGCTTCGGTGTTGGTGAAGGGCCCGGCTACAACGGCAATGAAACCATCAACACCTCCATCCTCCGCACCTACGATGAGATGGTTGACTACCTGAAAACGCAGGATGCCAAGCAGGATGCGATGGAACTTGAGGTTATCGGTCAGTCCGTGAAGGGCCGGGATCTGTACCTCGCAAAGTACATCACCAACCCGGATAACCCGACCATCCTCTTCCTCACCCAGCAGCACGGTAATGAGCAGCTCACCACCGAGGGTGCGCTTGAATTCATCAAGCACCTGGGCACCGGCAAGACCGGCGGAGTGCTCGACGGCGTGAACGTGCTCGTGGTGCCGATGCTCAACCCTGACGGCGCGATGGGCGACGTGGACTTCTCGCTTGATGACTACATCGCCAGCGGGGACCGCCACCTCACCCGGTACAACGCAGTGGGCGTGGACCTGAACCGCGACCACGTGGACAAGATCCAGCCGGAGACGCAGGCGCTGCACAACAACGTGATGGCCAAGTACGACATCGACTACATGATCGACCTGCACCACCAGGGCACCAGCAGCGAGCGCGACGGCGAACTGGTGTCCGGCTCGATCCTGCACCCCACCACGCAGAACGTTGCGCCGGAAGTTCTGGAAGGCTCCAAGCAGCTTGGCGCGGTAGTGTTCGACGCCGTCGACTCCACCGGGTGG of Arthrobacter sp. JZ12 contains these proteins:
- a CDS encoding M14 family zinc carboxypeptidase, with protein sequence MRKSLAAAALAGALTISSVAVATPSFGVGEGPGYNGNETINTSILRTYDEMVDYLKTQDAKQDAMELEVIGQSVKGRDLYLAKYITNPDNPTILFLTQQHGNEQLTTEGALEFIKHLGTGKTGGVLDGVNVLVVPMLNPDGAMGDVDFSLDDYIASGDRHLTRYNAVGVDLNRDHVDKIQPETQALHNNVMAKYDIDYMIDLHHQGTSSERDGELVSGSILHPTTQNVAPEVLEGSKQLGAVVFDAVDSTGWGHLGKYAGGSAETISRNGIAVEYGISTLLFEMRGMSDHFNEGAVLGQKSNGYLIKQTVTTLDATVRAIADGSIKTADTSFWDTLATQTNRSE